One genomic region from Aliarcobacter cryaerophilus ATCC 43158 encodes:
- a CDS encoding ABC transporter substrate-binding protein produces the protein MRVILIVLIFFSILQAQKDIKVQLRWKHQFQFAGYYMALHKGFYEDINLKVKLLEGDENIDVVKAVLSKKADFGISNSSLILDYMKGLDVVTLGAIFQHSPNILLTKKEFQSPVDLVRDGKIALMGGYQDIELKAMLKKEGIDLSKAKFVTNKNYIENLIEGKVEAINGYISNEPFVLKQKGFDFSVIEPRHYGLDFYGDTLFTSKLFYNNNYETVSAFRSATLKGWEYALENIEESVDVILKYYNTQNKSKEALLYEANTLSKLINYDLVEIGHINRGRWENIALVYKDLGLVQNLPEFDDFFYLENKKVNLTWFYIYFFISSISILIALTIVYYIYKINKKLVKSEKRHKILFKNSASAGLVWKKNYIITEWNEQATKLFGWSANEVLGKSFLDFLIPQDEKFKFDDRLKSIFDDNKLHIFINKNCKKDKSIIICEWYNTKLQSTTDNSSEVVSLAIDITKRFEEEQTLKLQANNDFLTKLPNRLFFENILQKVYSYSKRNFCMFGLAIIDLDGFKAINDIYGHYAGDTILQQISLRFQDCIRAEDTIARIGGDEFAFIFHIGTIKEPYEKIIDRLLQEAEKIVVLDENIKLKVSASIGISFYSKDNDVDTKTLQKQADEAMYLSKTKGKNCFTVFDNSIIRSNIFEE, from the coding sequence ATGAGAGTAATTTTAATTGTCTTAATATTTTTTTCAATACTCCAAGCTCAAAAAGATATAAAAGTTCAACTTCGCTGGAAACATCAATTTCAATTTGCAGGTTATTACATGGCTTTACATAAAGGTTTTTATGAAGATATTAACCTTAAAGTAAAATTATTAGAAGGTGATGAAAATATTGATGTTGTAAAAGCTGTATTATCAAAAAAAGCTGATTTTGGTATTTCAAACTCTAGTTTAATTCTTGATTATATGAAAGGATTGGATGTAGTTACTTTAGGAGCTATTTTTCAACACTCTCCAAATATTTTATTAACAAAAAAAGAATTTCAAAGTCCTGTAGATTTAGTAAGAGATGGGAAAATTGCTCTTATGGGAGGATATCAAGATATTGAACTAAAAGCAATGCTAAAAAAAGAGGGTATAGATTTATCAAAAGCAAAATTTGTAACAAATAAAAATTATATTGAAAATTTAATTGAAGGTAAAGTAGAAGCAATTAATGGTTATATCTCAAATGAGCCTTTTGTTTTGAAACAAAAAGGATTTGATTTTAGCGTTATAGAACCTCGTCATTATGGTTTAGACTTTTATGGAGATACTTTATTTACATCTAAACTATTTTATAACAATAATTATGAAACGGTTTCAGCTTTTAGAAGTGCTACTTTAAAAGGTTGGGAGTATGCTTTGGAGAATATAGAAGAGAGTGTAGATGTAATATTAAAATATTATAATACTCAAAATAAATCAAAAGAAGCCCTTCTTTATGAAGCAAATACACTAAGTAAACTTATAAATTATGATTTAGTAGAAATAGGTCATATAAATCGTGGTAGATGGGAAAATATAGCTTTAGTTTATAAAGATTTAGGATTAGTCCAAAATTTACCAGAATTTGATGATTTTTTTTATCTTGAAAATAAAAAAGTAAATTTAACATGGTTTTATATCTATTTTTTTATTTCTTCTATTTCTATTTTGATTGCATTAACTATTGTTTATTATATATACAAAATAAATAAAAAATTAGTAAAAAGTGAGAAAAGACATAAGATACTTTTTAAAAATTCAGCATCTGCTGGCTTGGTTTGGAAAAAAAATTATATTATTACAGAGTGGAATGAACAAGCTACGAAGCTTTTTGGTTGGAGTGCAAATGAAGTATTAGGAAAAAGTTTTTTAGATTTTTTAATACCACAAGATGAAAAATTTAAATTTGATGATAGACTAAAAAGTATTTTTGATGATAATAAACTTCATATTTTTATAAATAAAAATTGTAAAAAAGATAAAAGTATAATAATATGTGAATGGTACAATACAAAATTACAATCAACTACTGATAATAGTTCTGAAGTTGTTTCATTGGCTATAGATATTACAAAAAGATTTGAAGAGGAACAAACTCTTAAATTACAAGCAAATAATGATTTTTTAACAAAACTTCCTAATCGTCTATTTTTTGAAAATATACTTCAAAAAGTTTATTCATATTCAAAAAGAAATTTTTGTATGTTTGGATTAGCAATTATAGATTTAGATGGATTCAAAGCTATAAATGATATTTATGGTCACTATGCTGGGGATACTATTTTACAACAGATATCTTTAAGATTTCAAGATTGTATAAGAGCCGAAGATACAATAGCAAGAATAGGTGGTGATGAGTTTGCATTTATTTTTCATATAGGTACAATTAAAGAACCTTATGAAAAAATAATAGATAGATTGTTACAAGAAGCTGAAAAAATTGTAGTATTGGATGAGAATATTAAATTGAAAGTATCTGCAAGTATTGGAATAAGTTTTTATTCAAAAGATAATGATGTCGATACTAAAACGCTACAAAAACAAGCAGACGAAGCTATGTATTTATCAAAAACAAAAGGTAAAAACTGTTTTACAGTTTTTGATAACTCAATAATTAGGAGTAATATATTTGAAGAATAA
- a CDS encoding alpha/beta hydrolase, with translation MKNNYIYIILLNVFILFFSSCSNKLPSLNDRKELAFSLINDKNIIQKDIKTTQFNLFSFQKISNSCKDSIKIYIEGDGLSWISRNIVSSNPTPINPIALKLMLLDNSSCKIYLARPCQYISSESCEEKYWTSHRFNTKIIKAYEDALNMIKNEYLNIKFDLVGYSGGGAIVTLLASFRDDINSITTVAGNLNIEEWSKIKNISKLDGSLNPADFSKNLENIKQYHLIGSNDKIIPKDIFFSYQNRFKNKKNIKYFIYEADHSCCWEKIYKGY, from the coding sequence TTGAAGAATAATTATATATATATAATTTTACTTAATGTGTTTATTTTATTTTTTAGCAGTTGCTCAAATAAACTTCCATCTTTAAATGATAGAAAAGAGTTAGCCTTTTCTTTGATAAATGATAAAAATATTATTCAAAAAGATATAAAGACAACTCAATTTAATCTATTCTCTTTTCAAAAAATATCAAATAGTTGTAAAGATAGTATAAAAATATATATAGAAGGAGATGGTCTATCTTGGATTTCAAGAAATATTGTATCTTCAAATCCAACACCTATAAATCCGATAGCTTTAAAATTAATGCTTTTGGATAATAGCTCTTGCAAAATTTATTTAGCAAGACCTTGCCAATACATAAGTTCAGAGTCTTGTGAAGAAAAATATTGGACAAGTCATAGATTTAATACAAAAATTATAAAAGCTTATGAAGATGCTTTAAATATGATAAAAAATGAGTATCTAAATATTAAGTTTGATTTAGTTGGATATTCTGGTGGAGGAGCAATTGTAACGCTTTTAGCATCTTTTCGAGATGATATAAATAGTATTACAACAGTAGCTGGAAATTTGAACATAGAAGAGTGGAGTAAAATAAAAAATATTTCAAAATTAGATGGTTCTTTAAATCCAGCAGATTTTAGTAAAAATTTAGAAAATATAAAACAATATCATTTAATAGGTTCAAATGACAAAATTATTCCAAAAGATATATTTTTTTCATATCAAAATAGATTTAAAAATAAAAAAAATATAAAATATTTTATTTATGAAGCTGATCATAGTTGCTGTTGGGAAAAGATTTATAAAGGGTATTAA
- the kdsA gene encoding 3-deoxy-8-phosphooctulonate synthase — MTVMTGPCVLEDMDTVLKIAEKLRPLSEDKRVDFYFKASFDKANRTSLSSFRGPGLDEGLKIFEKIKKEFGYKVVTDIHESYQAAPAGEVMDILQIPAFLCRQTDLLVAAAKTKAKINIKKGQFLAADAMKHPVEKVLNTRGISEVSYESSKKAGVWLCERGNTFGYGALVVDMRNLLLLRQYAPVIFDATHSVQIPSTGGTTGGNSSFVPYMARAAASVGVDGFFFETHIDPKNAKSDGPNMLNIEQLYKTMDEIFAIKEALGN; from the coding sequence TTGACAGTTATGACAGGACCTTGTGTTTTAGAAGATATGGATACAGTTTTAAAAATAGCAGAAAAATTAAGACCACTTAGTGAAGATAAAAGAGTTGATTTTTATTTTAAAGCTAGTTTTGACAAGGCAAACAGAACAAGTCTAAGCTCATTTAGAGGACCAGGACTTGATGAGGGTTTAAAAATTTTTGAAAAAATCAAAAAAGAGTTTGGGTACAAAGTGGTTACCGATATTCACGAATCATATCAAGCAGCTCCTGCTGGAGAAGTTATGGATATACTTCAAATCCCTGCTTTTTTGTGTCGTCAAACAGATTTGTTAGTTGCTGCTGCTAAAACAAAAGCAAAAATAAATATTAAAAAAGGGCAATTTTTGGCAGCTGATGCTATGAAGCACCCTGTTGAAAAAGTACTAAACACAAGAGGAATAAGTGAAGTAAGCTATGAAAGTAGCAAAAAAGCTGGTGTTTGGCTTTGTGAGAGAGGAAACACTTTTGGATATGGAGCTTTGGTTGTAGATATGAGAAACTTACTACTTCTGCGACAATATGCTCCTGTGATTTTCGATGCAACTCATAGTGTGCAAATTCCAAGTACTGGAGGAACAACTGGAGGGAACAGCTCATTTGTACCATATATGGCAAGAGCAGCTGCTAGTGTTGGAGTAGATGGATTTTTCTTTGAAACACATATTGACCCAAAAAATGCAAAAAGTGATGGACCAAATATGCTTAATATTGAACAACTTTATAAAACAATGGATGAGATTTTTGCTATAAAAGAGGCTTTAGGAAACTAA
- a CDS encoding DMT family transporter has protein sequence MIIASFLFALMGVTAKELSDNLSTIEVVFFRNIFGVFFILFSIYKSPLNQLGGKFWLLIFRGIAGFSALLFFFYNIANIPLGEAMTFSKTSTIFTALLAYFFLKEHIGFKGWIGVFIGFIGILFIAQFDGSSLKKTDYLGILSGVGAALAYTSIRELRKYYDSRAIVLSFMGVGTILPLFFMIISEFYTNPNLDFMLGTFVVPQSRDWIFIAFLGIFSTYAQIYMTKSYSLAKAGIVSTVSYSNIVFSIILGLFMGDAFPSFIVLLGIILIVISGIMVSKK, from the coding sequence ATGATTATTGCTTCTTTTTTATTTGCTTTAATGGGAGTTACTGCAAAAGAGCTAAGTGATAATTTATCTACAATAGAGGTTGTATTTTTTAGAAATATCTTTGGAGTCTTTTTTATACTATTTTCTATATACAAAAGTCCGCTTAATCAGTTGGGTGGAAAATTTTGGTTACTTATTTTTAGAGGAATTGCAGGATTTTCTGCTTTGCTTTTCTTCTTTTATAATATTGCAAATATTCCTCTAGGAGAAGCTATGACTTTTTCTAAAACATCTACAATATTTACAGCACTTTTAGCATATTTTTTTCTAAAAGAACATATTGGATTTAAAGGTTGGATTGGAGTTTTTATAGGATTTATTGGAATTTTATTTATTGCCCAGTTTGATGGAAGTAGCCTTAAAAAAACAGATTATTTAGGAATTTTATCTGGTGTTGGAGCAGCTTTAGCATATACATCTATACGAGAATTAAGAAAATATTATGATAGCAGAGCTATTGTTTTGAGTTTCATGGGCGTTGGTACAATCTTACCTTTGTTTTTTATGATAATAAGTGAGTTTTACACAAATCCAAACCTTGATTTTATGTTGGGTACTTTTGTAGTTCCACAAAGTAGAGATTGGATTTTTATAGCTTTCTTGGGAATTTTTTCTACTTATGCACAAATATATATGACAAAATCATACTCTCTTGCAAAAGCAGGCATTGTAAGCACTGTTTCTTATAGTAATATTGTTTTTTCAATAATTTTAGGACTTTTTATGGGAGATGCTTTTCCATCTTTTATAGTGCTTTTGGGTATAATTTTGATTGTAATTAGTGGAATAATGGTTAGTAAGAAATAA
- the murA gene encoding UDP-N-acetylglucosamine 1-carboxyvinyltransferase, with protein sequence MDYLKIIGNQKLSGDIYISGAKNAALPLIASTILAKNETIINNLPDVADINTFLKLIKMLGGSFEKDKNSAKIDTSIIDNTTATYDIVKTMRASILVLGPLLARFGHCEVSLPGGCAIGQRPVDLHLKALEAMGAKIEILQGYIKATAPNGLKGAKIVFDKVTVGGTENIVMAAALASGVTTIINAAKEPEIVQLCEVIASAGVKIDGIGTSKIIIEGTGGELLDIKPFSVIPDRIEAGTYMCAAAITNQKLTIKNIVPAHLEAVISKLEEMNFEIDIKEDELTIFPTSKILPVNIITTEYPGFPTDMQAQFMALATQAEGTSTIDERLFENRFMHASELVRLGAEIHLNGNIATIIGEKGNLSGTDVMATDLRASSALVLAALVAQGETNIHRIYHLDRGYEDLEGKFLKIGASIQRCKEK encoded by the coding sequence ATGGATTATTTAAAAATCATAGGAAATCAAAAGCTAAGTGGAGATATATATATTTCTGGAGCAAAAAATGCGGCACTTCCTTTAATAGCATCTACTATTTTGGCAAAAAATGAAACTATCATAAACAATCTTCCAGATGTTGCTGATATAAACACTTTTTTGAAGCTTATAAAAATGCTAGGTGGTAGTTTTGAAAAAGATAAAAATAGTGCAAAAATAGATACTAGTATCATAGATAATACAACTGCAACTTATGATATAGTAAAAACTATGAGAGCTTCTATTTTGGTTCTAGGACCTTTACTTGCAAGATTTGGGCATTGTGAAGTTTCTCTTCCTGGTGGTTGTGCAATTGGTCAAAGACCTGTTGATTTACACTTAAAAGCTTTGGAAGCCATGGGTGCAAAAATTGAAATACTTCAAGGATATATAAAAGCCACAGCTCCAAATGGATTAAAAGGTGCAAAAATTGTATTTGATAAAGTTACAGTTGGTGGAACTGAAAATATAGTTATGGCAGCAGCATTAGCTTCTGGAGTTACAACTATAATAAATGCAGCTAAAGAGCCAGAAATTGTTCAATTATGTGAAGTAATAGCAAGTGCTGGAGTAAAAATAGATGGAATTGGAACATCTAAAATTATTATTGAAGGAACAGGTGGAGAGTTACTTGATATCAAACCTTTTAGCGTAATTCCTGATAGAATAGAAGCTGGAACTTATATGTGTGCAGCTGCTATTACAAACCAAAAATTAACTATAAAAAATATTGTACCTGCTCATCTTGAAGCTGTTATTTCAAAGCTAGAAGAGATGAATTTTGAAATAGATATAAAAGAAGATGAACTTACAATTTTTCCAACATCAAAAATTTTACCTGTAAATATTATTACAACAGAATATCCAGGTTTCCCAACAGATATGCAAGCTCAGTTTATGGCACTTGCAACTCAAGCAGAAGGAACTAGCACAATTGATGAGAGACTTTTTGAAAATAGATTTATGCATGCAAGTGAACTTGTTCGACTTGGAGCTGAAATTCATTTAAATGGAAATATAGCTACAATTATTGGTGAAAAAGGTAATTTAAGTGGAACAGATGTTATGGCAACAGATTTAAGAGCATCTTCAGCTCTTGTTTTAGCAGCCTTGGTTGCACAAGGAGAGACAAATATTCATAGAATTTATCATCTTGATAGAGGATATGAAGATTTAGAAGGAAAATTCTTAAAAATTGGTGCAAGTATTCAAAGATGTAAAGAAAAATAA
- a CDS encoding YihY/virulence factor BrkB family protein, translating into MENSKNTISKKLFVAVETFFNDDTSYYAASLSFFTIFSILPIIALGIAIISQFQEFNSYLDMFTNFLLNFLNPTHSDEIVNTLKNFISNSDKLGFIGIFYMLFVYIMFFKDYDYIVNKIHQTTRRAIYKSFFIYTIFFILFPAIFIVLNLLFSFNDSNFFKKILLFLFTWLIFFALFKVSVNKIISTKAAFISSFLTLATLSITKNLFIYYVVYNKTYTTIYGSLSTLLFSILWIYISWIIYLYGIKICHKLNMRYLNQVV; encoded by the coding sequence TTGGAAAATAGTAAAAATACTATTTCCAAAAAGCTATTTGTAGCTGTTGAAACATTTTTTAATGATGACACAAGCTACTATGCTGCAAGTCTTAGTTTTTTTACTATATTTTCAATACTACCAATAATTGCTCTTGGAATTGCTATTATTTCACAATTTCAAGAATTCAACTCATATCTTGATATGTTTACAAATTTTTTACTAAACTTTTTAAATCCTACTCACTCTGACGAAATTGTAAATACCCTAAAGAATTTTATATCAAACTCTGATAAATTAGGCTTTATAGGAATATTTTATATGCTTTTTGTCTATATTATGTTTTTCAAAGATTATGACTATATTGTAAATAAAATACATCAAACAACTAGAAGAGCAATATATAAATCATTTTTTATATACACAATCTTTTTTATACTGTTTCCTGCTATTTTTATTGTATTAAATTTACTTTTTAGTTTTAATGATAGTAATTTTTTCAAAAAAATTCTACTATTTTTATTTACTTGGCTTATATTTTTTGCTTTATTTAAAGTAAGTGTAAATAAAATTATATCTACGAAAGCAGCTTTTATATCATCTTTTTTGACTTTGGCAACTTTAAGTATTACAAAAAATCTTTTTATATATTATGTCGTTTACAACAAAACATATACAACAATTTATGGCTCACTTTCAACTTTGCTTTTCTCAATTTTATGGATTTATATTTCATGGATAATCTATCTTTATGGTATAAAAATTTGTCATAAATTAAATATGAGATATCTAAATCAAGTCGTATAA
- a CDS encoding FAD-binding oxidoreductase: MIDKKHLDYFISIVGEENVKSDKAHLIAFCYDATRSRFEPDAVVFPRHEQDVSDILKYCNENKVVIVPRGAGSGFTGGALPSNGGIILSLERHMNKLLEIDMQNMVGVVQPGVVNMQFQKAVEEVGLFYPPDPASEEYSTLGGNVSENAGGMRAAKYGITKDYVMALRAVLPNGDIIVAGKKTIKDVAGYNVAGILIASEGTLAVITEITLKLIPKPKFKKTYMGVFSDVNSAMTAVFKSLASGANPVAMEFLDSLVIKALKQKFPQVSLPENAGGILIGDVDASSIAEIEDQLNILKNSFKENGSIDFIVAQDEEESKKLWFARRNASPATMVYGTKKLNEDISVPRSKLPEALDEIYKIGDKYGFQVPCFGHAGDGNIHVNVMVKDKNNEKEMADGHKAIEEIFQLVVDMGGTLSGEHGIGISKAPFMNIAFTEAEMNLFRNIKKAFDPNNILNPFKMGL, translated from the coding sequence GTGATTGATAAAAAACATTTGGATTACTTCATTTCTATTGTTGGTGAAGAGAATGTAAAATCAGACAAAGCTCATTTGATAGCTTTTTGTTACGATGCTACAAGAAGTCGTTTTGAGCCAGATGCTGTTGTTTTTCCAAGACACGAACAAGATGTAAGTGATATACTAAAATATTGTAATGAAAATAAAGTAGTAATTGTTCCACGAGGTGCTGGAAGTGGATTTACAGGTGGAGCATTGCCTTCAAATGGTGGAATTATTCTATCACTAGAGAGACATATGAATAAACTACTTGAAATTGATATGCAAAATATGGTTGGAGTTGTTCAACCAGGAGTTGTAAATATGCAGTTTCAAAAAGCAGTAGAAGAAGTTGGTCTATTTTATCCACCAGATCCAGCAAGTGAAGAGTATTCAACTCTTGGTGGAAATGTAAGCGAAAATGCTGGAGGTATGAGAGCTGCTAAATATGGTATCACAAAAGATTATGTGATGGCTTTAAGAGCAGTTTTACCAAATGGAGATATTATAGTTGCTGGTAAAAAAACTATCAAAGACGTAGCTGGTTATAATGTTGCTGGTATTTTAATAGCTAGCGAAGGAACTTTGGCAGTTATTACAGAGATTACTTTAAAACTTATTCCAAAACCAAAATTTAAAAAAACTTATATGGGAGTTTTTTCAGATGTAAATAGTGCTATGACAGCTGTTTTTAAATCACTTGCAAGTGGAGCAAATCCTGTTGCTATGGAGTTTTTAGATTCACTTGTAATAAAAGCTTTAAAACAAAAGTTTCCTCAAGTTTCATTGCCAGAAAATGCTGGTGGAATTTTAATAGGTGATGTAGATGCAAGTAGTATTGCTGAAATTGAAGACCAATTAAATATTTTGAAAAACTCTTTTAAAGAAAATGGCTCAATAGACTTTATTGTGGCACAAGATGAAGAAGAGAGTAAAAAACTATGGTTTGCAAGACGAAATGCAAGTCCAGCAACTATGGTTTATGGAACAAAAAAATTAAATGAAGATATAAGTGTTCCAAGAAGTAAGCTTCCAGAGGCTTTAGATGAGATTTATAAAATCGGTGACAAATATGGTTTCCAAGTGCCTTGTTTTGGACATGCAGGAGATGGAAATATTCACGTAAATGTTATGGTTAAAGATAAAAACAATGAAAAAGAGATGGCTGATGGTCACAAAGCTATTGAAGAAATTTTCCAGCTTGTTGTAGATATGGGTGGAACTCTAAGTGGTGAACACGGTATTGGTATATCAAAAGCACCATTTATGAATATAGCATTTACTGAAGCTGAAATGAACCTATTTAGAAATATCAAAAAAGCATTTGACCCAAATAATATTTTAAATCCTTTTAAAATGGGATTATAA
- a CDS encoding plasminogen-binding N-terminal domain-containing protein, with amino-acid sequence MKKMFTKLAFVGAILFATNSLAVETVCYKNGLDTPSQIETAKLEGGICGGKTTVGEMLKNGWQILDINVTTENGKLSYSYYFYQNAKQGLSSGTYASKLDYGKKEFSISPMAFKIDNLENNKTTIPKGNLLIGQSGIVVHIYDNDRRLIVSNAKVVSSNEKSSVIEYFAFDDLKQDAIPNTNRVVEKGDILLLNYMYDQSLLIAPDFNNYKAVKDDFAQNNFIHPDLFGAALKFQNQPLPRIEDFQKFAIEQNLGTIFIVLNRKIFIYDAKTFTLLDSYSLQIGSSKKQLPFFTRVEEIKGPLIDLKNIPIVSDVLGLNEDGIDDSSYDNYYKQLLGVK; translated from the coding sequence ATGAAAAAAATGTTTACAAAGTTAGCTTTTGTTGGTGCTATTTTATTTGCTACAAATAGTTTAGCAGTTGAAACTGTTTGTTATAAAAATGGTTTAGATACACCATCACAAATTGAAACTGCAAAACTTGAAGGTGGAATTTGTGGTGGTAAAACTACTGTTGGAGAAATGTTAAAAAATGGTTGGCAAATTTTAGATATAAATGTAACAACTGAAAATGGGAAGTTAAGTTACTCATACTACTTTTATCAAAATGCAAAACAGGGTTTAAGTAGTGGAACTTATGCATCAAAATTAGATTATGGGAAAAAAGAGTTCTCTATTTCACCTATGGCATTTAAAATTGATAATTTAGAAAATAACAAAACAACTATTCCAAAAGGAAATTTGCTTATAGGTCAAAGTGGAATTGTTGTGCATATTTATGACAACGATAGAAGACTAATAGTTTCAAACGCAAAAGTAGTAAGCTCAAATGAAAAAAGTTCTGTTATTGAATATTTTGCTTTTGATGATTTAAAACAAGATGCAATTCCTAATACAAATAGAGTAGTTGAAAAAGGTGATATTTTACTTTTAAACTATATGTATGACCAATCTTTACTTATAGCTCCTGATTTTAATAACTATAAAGCAGTAAAAGATGATTTTGCTCAAAACAACTTTATACATCCAGATTTATTTGGGGCTGCTTTAAAATTTCAAAATCAACCACTTCCTAGAATTGAAGATTTCCAAAAATTTGCAATTGAGCAAAATTTAGGAACTATTTTTATTGTATTAAATAGAAAAATCTTTATATATGATGCAAAAACATTTACTCTACTAGATAGTTATAGTTTACAAATTGGTTCTTCAAAAAAACAGTTGCCATTCTTTACAAGAGTTGAAGAGATAAAAGGACCACTAATTGACCTTAAAAATATTCCTATTGTATCTGATGTTTTAGGTTTAAATGAAGATGGTATAGATGATTCAAGCTATGACAACTACTATAAACAACTTTTGGGAGTTAAATAG
- the bcp gene encoding thioredoxin-dependent thiol peroxidase — protein MLKTGDMAPAFCAFNQDDTEICLRDIVGNWIVLYFYPKDLTPGCTTQACDFTANLYKFDNLKATIIGVSPDDSAKHRKFIEKYDLGITLLADENKKMCQDYNVWQLKKFMGKDFMGVVRTTFIINPKGEIAAIWDKVSVRKTKSVKGNKIEVLHVDEVREKLEELQSKY, from the coding sequence ATGTTAAAAACAGGAGATATGGCACCAGCATTTTGTGCTTTTAATCAAGATGATACAGAAATTTGTCTAAGAGATATTGTTGGAAATTGGATAGTTTTATACTTTTATCCAAAAGATTTAACTCCAGGGTGTACAACTCAAGCTTGTGATTTTACAGCAAACTTATATAAATTTGATAATTTAAAAGCAACAATTATTGGTGTAAGTCCTGATGATAGTGCAAAACATAGAAAATTTATAGAAAAATATGATTTAGGTATTACTCTTTTAGCAGATGAAAATAAAAAAATGTGTCAAGATTACAATGTTTGGCAATTAAAAAAATTTATGGGAAAAGATTTTATGGGAGTTGTTAGAACAACTTTTATTATAAATCCAAAAGGAGAAATTGCAGCAATTTGGGATAAGGTGAGTGTACGAAAAACAAAGAGTGTAAAAGGAAATAAAATCGAAGTTTTACATGTGGATGAAGTTAGAGAAAAACTAGAAGAATTACAATCAAAATATTAG
- the cmoA gene encoding carboxy-S-adenosyl-L-methionine synthase CmoA, producing MIDKVFNKTISKQFEFDEEVASVFDDMLERSVPFYKQMQKLSISFANNFLKENSKVYDLGCSTASTLIELSKTTPYKLDLIGIDNSTAMLERASKKAKAFGVDIEFLNSDIFDVELKNANLVISNYTLQFIRPINREKLVKKIYDSLEDGGIFIFSEKLVSQDSSLNKQFIDEYYSFKKTQGYSEFEISQKREALENVLIPYTEDENKKMIKDAGFKHCETLFKWVNFATFIAIK from the coding sequence ATGATTGATAAAGTATTTAATAAAACAATTTCAAAACAGTTTGAGTTTGATGAAGAGGTAGCTAGCGTATTTGATGATATGTTAGAGCGTTCTGTTCCTTTTTATAAACAGATGCAAAAACTATCAATATCTTTTGCCAATAATTTTTTAAAAGAAAATAGTAAGGTATATGATTTAGGTTGTTCAACTGCTTCAACTTTGATTGAACTTAGTAAAACAACTCCTTATAAATTAGATTTAATAGGAATAGATAACTCAACAGCAATGCTTGAACGAGCTAGTAAAAAAGCAAAAGCATTTGGGGTTGATATAGAGTTTTTAAACAGTGATATTTTTGATGTTGAATTAAAAAATGCAAATCTTGTTATTTCAAACTATACTTTACAATTTATAAGACCAATAAATAGAGAAAAATTAGTAAAAAAAATATATGATAGCTTAGAAGATGGTGGAATTTTTATCTTTAGTGAAAAACTAGTTTCACAAGATAGCTCTTTGAATAAACAGTTTATAGATGAGTATTATAGCTTCAAAAAAACTCAAGGTTATAGTGAGTTTGAAATATCTCAAAAAAGAGAGGCTTTGGAAAATGTACTTATTCCTTATACTGAAGATGAGAATAAAAAGATGATAAAAGATGCTGGATTTAAACATTGTGAAACTCTTTTTAAATGGGTAAACTTTGCAACTTTTATAGCAATTAAATAG